The genomic window CATCTTCTGGCCACGGCGCTTCAGGATATTATTGATGTCGTCTGCAGAGTTTGGTTCGGTAGCAGCACGACTCATTTTGTCGTTCAACTCTTTTTGCTGGCGATCTGTGACACCACGCTGAATGGTGATGAACTCCAGCATACGCTTGTTCCGAGCTCGCTCCAGAATCTCCTCTTCGATCGTATCCTTCGAGACGAGACGATAGACACTCACAGGCTTCTGTTGACCAATACGATGAGCTCGAGCCATAGCTTGCAGATCAGCCTGGGGATTCCAATCCGAATCAAAGAGAACGACCGTGTCAGCCGTCATCAAGTTGATGCCCAGCCCACCGGCACGAGTTGACAAGAGAAAGCAGTAATCGTCACTTCCAGGAGCGTTGAAGTGGTCTATTGCAATTTTCCTCTCGCTCGCAGGGACAGTTCCATCCAGGCGCTGATATGTGTAGTTTCGGAGTTTGAGGTAATCTGTCAAGATGTCCAGCATGTGAACCATCTGGCTGAAGATCAGCACACGATGACCATCCTTCTTGAGCTTGGTCAGAAGTCGATCTAACAACATCATCTTTCCACTCGTAGTGATGAGGGCCTTCAAGGTCTCGTCCTTGGTAGCATCGCCTTTTATGAATTTTGCCTCGGCGTTTGGGAAGAGTAAGGCGTGGTTACTGGCTTTCTTCAGCTCCATGACAATGTTTAACAAGGACTGCTTCTGGCCAGAACCGCCCTCGTTGAGAGCCTCGTAGTTCCGAGTGAGGATGTTCTTGTAATACTCCAGCTGGATGTCCGACAGTTCAACGCGAAGAATTTTTTCAGACTTAGGTGGCAAGTCATTCTCGACTTTCTCTTTCGTACGGCGAATCATGTACGGCTGAATTGCATCGCTAAGCTCGGCGAGCTTGTGGCTTGCGTCCTCTGACGCAAGGTCGACTTCTTCATCGACAGTGATCTTGCCTGGCATGAGGAAGTCCATCAACGCAGATAATTCACCCAGGGTGTTCTGGATTGGGGTGCCCGTAATGAGAAGTCGACTTGGAGCGCTGAATCCTCGCAGCTTCTCATACAATTGAGACTCGCGATTCTTTAGTCTGTGCGCCTCATCGACGGCGAGGAACTGCCATTTGATACTCGACAGAAACTGCCAATCCGCAAGAACATATTCGTATGTCGTCAACAAGACGTTGAATTTGATTTTCCTGGGATTGCCATCGACGAGAAGTTCTTTGTCTCGAATGATGCTTCGTGCATCTTCTCTGCCTGTGTAGATGACATAGTTGATGTCGGGTGTCCAGTTGTTGAAGGTATCAGCCCAGGCCGGCATTGTCGAAAGAGGCACGACGCAGATGAACGGCCCGTCTTGACCCCGATCATGGCGCAGCCAGTTCATGAATGAGACGGTCTGCACAGTCTTGCCGAGACCCATCTCGTCAGCTAGGATGACATTGGTTCCCCTACACCAGTTGTGTGCAAGGAAGTTCACGCCTTGCAACTGGAAAGGTCTCAAACGGCCGAACTTGATATAATCAGGCTGGTCGTCGAGTTTCACGAACTTCCGTCTTGTCTTTATGTTCGACTCACTCAAGTCGGACAAGGGACGATTCGAGGAGCGGTCGAGGAAACGGTCGATCTCGATCTGCGAAAGACGGCTGACCAGGGAAGCAGGCTCCCATGTGCAGAACTCGTATGTCAGACCTTTCCCTAATACCAGTTTAGCTATGTTCGAGCAAAGGTAGCAAACACGGGACCACTTACACTTGACGAAATACTCCGTCTCATCTTCACCATCTTGTGAATCAATGACACGTTCGACGACTTGGAAGTCAAGCTGGCTTTGACGCTCAGTCTCACGGGCAACCATGTGCTGCTCGTACTCCTCAGGCTCTTGCTTCCTTCGGTAGGTAGCGTACATGTCAGCCATGACGGGACCTTTGAAGTAGTTATCCAGCTTCCGAAAGCCTTTATATGAGGCTGCTGTCCGGTAATCTTCCCATGTAGAGTGATAATGTGCTTTGTCTTGCCATTTGATAAGGTACTCGAAGTCCTTCTTCTCGGCGTACGAGGGGTCGACTTCTGTTCCCTCTGGTGGGCGATGATCGAGCACCTTGTCGATGATGGGACCGGTCTCTTCAGGCACATTGGCCCAATAGGCGGGTGTGTTCTCATCTTCAGATTCTAGGAAGGAATCTTCATCCTCTTCTTCGTTGTAATTGGTAGCTTGTGCAGTGCGCCGCGAGGAGAAGCGGACCTCCGCTTGTGACGGGGGCAGCGATCCTTGGGCCACGAGCAGTTGCCGTCGTCGGTCCTTCTTGCTGGGCATGCTACGACGAGGGCCAACGTAGCCATCAGAGTCAGACTCAGAGTCTGCTGATCGAAAGACGGGTGTGGGTTGCTTAGACGCTATGACGATGGATCAGTACTACTTGGGATGAAAACTGATGGAAGACACACCTTTGCGCGAGGCTGTGCGCTGTCGCTTGCGAGGCATATCAGAGCCAGATTCATCCTCTTCATCGCTGCTATCGACCTAAAACTTATAAGCATCATCTCCTTGGCTCCTCGAAGGGTAGCTTACGACTCGACGATGAGGCCTGGCGCGACCCTGGGTTGCAATTAGCTCACGAACATGGCAGAGGGTCGTGTCACGCACGCTACGACGCAGGCCATACAGCTCGGGATTCTGTGTGATGTAGTCATCTCCTTCTGGGCTTGCCTTCCGTTTCGACGGTCTGCTGGACTCTTGAGAGGCTGAGCTGCGGGCGTCGTCGCTCTCTGCCTGCTCCGGCGGCGGTGATTCAGAGTCGTAGTCGCCGTCTGCCTCACCTTCCGCATCGACATCATCAGAGGAATCCGAGTCTTGCGCCATCTCCACatcttcctcgtcgtcgtcctcgccAGGTGCATCGGCATCAGAGGCTGGCTCCGATGCGGCAGCTTCGTGGGCGTTGGAGATATCGCTGTCACTATGGGGCGCCAGACCGTTTGTCATTGTTGTGTCGGCCGCGTACGGAGACCCATGGCCGTTTGTGAGTGGGAGAGAGACCACATGGCCCGGTGAAGTGGGCATCATGATGGACGTAGCTGTGAGAGATGGTCAGCGTGATATCTCGAGACGCGCACGGATCCAGCGGGCGAGAGCGGGTGCGTTGGATAGAGCAGAAATACGCGACTCAAATGGACCAGAAAGCAGCCAGGGACCGAGGGAAGGGCTTCATCAATGCAGGTCTGATGGAATGGGTCGATCGCTGATGACCGAGTGATGAATGGTAGGCGGCTGAGCGGCGGGGCTCTGTGGAAGGGCGGAGCGAGTAGAATGGGCGAGAGAGGGCGCGCTGAAGCGATCGAAGCGTCGTGTGCGTCCGTACGAGGTGTCTTGGGCGCGTTCGCGCATGCACCGACATGGATTCGTGATGGGATTGATGGACTTGGGCGAGGCCGGCGACGCGCGAAAGAAGGGCGCGTTTGCAAGTGCTAGGCTCGCAGACAAAAACAACAGAGGGCCAGGTACTCACAGTCCATGACGAAGCTGCCCTCGGGCTGGGTGGCCGGGGTGGGCGCTTGGTGTGATTGAGGTATGGGGTAGTGTGTGAGGATATCGAAGTCGGATTCCAGGGCTTGGGCTTGGGGCACGACGGCACGACTCCAGCCGAAGAGCAGGCGCGCTAGCGCCGCAGCCATCCACCATCCACCGGCAGCCACCCAGTGGCTTCCCAGCGGCCAATGAGCGGAGGGGACTTTTGCTGACTGCCCCAGCGACTGTTTGTCGTGCAACGTCACAGGAAGAAAGCCCTGCGAATCTCTCCACGGTTCACGGCTCACGGTTCAAGGTTCACGGTTCCTCTTGCGCCTCCTCCGCTCTTGCACCTGTCGCagtgttgttgctgttgtctgCATTCGGTCCCTCGTGTTTGTCTGGCGTGCAGCGCACAACTCGTCCTCTGCCCAAACCCTCGTCTCGCGCTGGCACACTCCAAGGCCAAAATTCACCACCCCGCCCAACACCGTTTTTCGACATTCGTTGACGCCGCGTCCGCTCGCCGTCAACCACCCCCATCGCAACCATGTCGGACAAGCTCACCCGGTATGTCGAGCCCGTCCACACCACGACGTCCATTTTGACTGACTGACGACAGTATCGCCATCATCAACTCGGACAAGGTACCCCGCGCTGCCCCTCCACACACAAAAATTTGGCATGGCTAACATGAGCATGTTCGTGACGACAGTGCAAGCCGAAGGTGAGCGTCAGACCCC from Ascochyta rabiei chromosome 2, complete sequence includes these protein-coding regions:
- a CDS encoding DNA helicase, with amino-acid sequence MAAALARLLFGWSRAVVPQAQALESDFDILTHYPIPQSHQAPTPATQPEGSFVMDSTSIMMPTSPGHVVSLPLTNGHGSPYAADTTMTNGLAPHSDSDISNAHEAAASEPASDADAPGEDDDEEDVEMAQDSDSSDDVDAEGEADGDYDSESPPPEQAESDDARSSASQESSRPSKRKASPEGDDYITQNPELYGLRRSGRARPHRRVVDSSDEEDESGSDMPRKRQRTASRKASKQPTPVFRSADSESDSDGYVGPRRSMPSKKDRRRQLLVAQGSLPPSQAEVRFSSRRTAQATNYNEEEDEDSFLESEDENTPAYWANVPEETGPIIDKVLDHRPPEGTEVDPSYAEKKDFEYLIKWQDKAHYHSTWEDYRTAASYKGFRKLDNYFKGPVMADMYATYRRKQEPEEYEQHMVARETERQSQLDFQVVERVIDSQDGEDETEYFVKWKGLTYEFCTWEPASLVSRLSQIEIDRFLDRSSNRPLSDLSESNIKTRRKFVKLDDQPDYIKFGRLRPFQLQGVNFLAHNWCRGTNVILADEMGLGKTVQTVSFMNWLRHDRGQDGPFICVVPLSTMPAWADTFNNWTPDINYVIYTGREDARSIIRDKELLVDGNPRKIKFNVLLTTYEYVLADWQFLSSIKWQFLAVDEAHRLKNRESQLYEKLRGFSAPSRLLITGTPIQNTLGELSALMDFLMPGKITVDEEVDLASEDASHKLAELSDAIQPYMIRRTKEKVENDLPPKSEKILRVELSDIQLEYYKNILTRNYEALNEGGSGQKQSLLNIVMELKKASNHALLFPNAEAKFIKGDATKDETLKALITTSGKMMLLDRLLTKLKKDGHRVLIFSQMVHMLDILTDYLKLRNYTYQRLDGTVPASERKIAIDHFNAPGSDDYCFLLSTRAGGLGINLMTADTVVLFDSDWNPQADLQAMARAHRIGQQKPVSVYRLVSKDTIEEEILERARNKRMLEFITIQRGVTDRQQKELNDKMSRAATEPNSADDINNILKRRGQKMFEQSGNQKKLEELDIDSVLENAEEHKTEQAAGLTSDGGAEFLKNFEYTDVKIDLEWDDIIPKEELEVVKAEIQQRKDEEQTQKLLDESAPRKRKAASASAREQRAAKKRAMEASRDVDVDDDEPSEDDNVKRDPKRPLNTKETRNLIRAYERYGSLDERAEEMLKAAKLSGRDMNVVSNTLNQVITTSQDLVKQEQARLKKLEADENRAITKKDKKAVLFDFNGVKKLNAETIIDRPIEMRILKEAVEGVQDWHNFRIADAIKPANYSCPWGAREDGMLSVGISRHGYGAWVQIRDDPELGLTDKFFLEEHRVDKKEERTKGDEKNAKSPGAVHLVRRANYLLTVLKDKTGADPNAKRLMENHHRNNKKHHLSAARRTDKASSVSASPAPAGHARKVVSRDLSRPLQRTHSNSENRRSEGRPDHRQHDKPRHSDQYRPSETPRNRDDRGSVDRRSEHPERTDTPEFRRKVSGDLERQRSREDRPRPSEERPRAPSQGQNPNRSVDLTPKMSKEKKPEDFVERKMRPVRDNLSRLKKATAKNYPQKETMVKVLKTELIAIGNFIRAETRENAELEERLWNYMVNNHWPRTGVTVPQVKGMYSKMRSSEMNGKQSTTPQQSNGQKTKS